A single window of Coffea eugenioides isolate CCC68of chromosome 7, Ceug_1.0, whole genome shotgun sequence DNA harbors:
- the LOC113777879 gene encoding G2/mitotic-specific cyclin-2-like isoform X1 — MVLPSNENNPTLFKPTNTQGGGMEMMGGRKFGMETRQSRRALGVISHNVVGGGHPYPCVVSKRGLSEANGACGKINPINPAHRPITSRKFAAQIASSKQSCLEEAKKPKLSAEEFSVWEDIPLADVEDHEAAAKDQPVPMSLEQSEAVSQEKDQMEVDMEDIFEETIQDIDKGDGKNPLAVADYVEDLYAYYRKMENCSCIAPNYMAQQFDINEKMRAILMDWLIEVHYKFELREETLFLTINLIDRFLEKQSVVRKKLQLVGLVAMLLACKYEEVSVPVVDDLIFISDKAYTRKEVLEMESLMLNTLHFNMSIPTAYVFMKRFLKAAQSDQKLELLSFFLIELCLVEYEMLKFPPSFLAAAAIYTAQCTLYGVGQWSKTCEWHSSYSEAELLECSRLIVSFHQKAATGKLTGAHRKYSTSRFGYAAKCQPAHFLVETQK, encoded by the exons ATGGTTTTACCGTCGAATGAGAACAATCCCACTCTCTTTAAACCCACAAACACTCAAG GTGGTGGGATGGAGATGATGGGCGGCAGAAAGTTTGGAATGGAGACTAGACAAAGTAGAAGAGCTTTAGGCGTTATTAGTCACAATGTAGTTGGAGGAGGCCATCCATATCCTTGTGTTGTTAGCAAGAGAGGCTTATCAGA AGCGAATGGTGCTTGTGGGAAGATTAATCCTATTAATCCAGCTCATAGACCAATCACAAG CAGAAAATTTGCTGCTCAAATTGCAAGCTCAAAACAATCTTGCCTGGAG GAAGCCAAGAAACCAAAATTGTCAGCTGAAGAATTCAGTGTTTGGGAGGATATCCCACTAGCAGATGTGGAAGACCATGAGGCTGCAGCTAAAGACCAACCAGTGCCCATGTCTTTGGAACAATCAGAAGCAGTATCACAGGAAAAAGACCAGATG GAGGTTGACATGGAGGACATATTTGAAGAGACAATACAAGATATTGACAAAGGCGATGGAAAGAATCCACTAGCAGTTGCTGACTATGTAGAAGATCTGTATGCCTATTACAGAAAAATGGAG AACTGTAGCTGCATTGCACCAAATTACATGGCACAACAGTTTGACATCAATGAGAAGATGAGAGCCATACTAATGGACTGGCTTATTGAG GTACATTACAAATTTGAGCTGAGGGAGGAGACATTGTTTCTAACTATTAATCTAATAGACAGATTTTTAGAGAAGCAATCTGTAGTTAGAAAGAAGTTGCAACTTGTTGGTTTGGTTGCTATGCTCTTGGCATGCAAGTATGAGGAAGTTTCTGTTCCAGTTGTAGATGATCTGATTTTCATTTCTGACAAAGCTTATACTAGGAAAGAAGTCCTTGAAATG GAGAGTTTGATGCTCAATACTCTACACTTCAATATGTCCATACCAACTGCATATGTTTTCATGAAAAGATTCCTCAAGGCTGCTCAATCTGATCAGAAGCTTGAGCTCTTATCATTCTTCTTGATCGAGCTTTGTCTCGTGGAGTATGAAATGCTGAAATTTCCACCATCATTTCTGGCCGCCGCTGCAATCTATACTGCTCAGTGCACCCTATATGGTGTTGGACAATGGAGCAAAACTTGTGAATGGCACAGCAGCTACTCAGAAGCTGAGCTTCT GGAATGctcaagattgatcgtcagctTTCACCAAAAGGCAGCTACAGGGAAACTCACTGGAGCACACAGAAAATACAGCACGTCGAGATTTGGTTATGCAGCAAAATGCCAGCCTGCACATTTTCTTGTAGAAACCCAGAAATGA
- the LOC113777596 gene encoding phosphoserine aminotransferase 2, chloroplastic-like has translation MAMSAATPHSLLLKNPTNPLKPTSTQLAAFPTTSLSRHATTRKPISITCSAATTTTPLPTTPSTSASSDRVFNFAAGPATLPENVLLKAQSELYIWRDSGMSVMEMSHRGKDFLSIIQKAESDLRTLLNIPSDYAVLFLQGGATTQFAAIPLNLCQPDDTVDFIVTGSWGDKAYKEATKYSKPNVIWSGKSDKYTNIPSFDSLEQSPRAKYLHICTNETIHGVEFKDYPTPKDPNTILVADMSSNFCSKPVDVSKFGLIYAGAQKNVGPSGVTIVIIRKDLIGNAQPITPVMLDYKIHAENNSLYNTPPCYGIYMCGLVFEDLLAQGGLVEVEKKNKKKAQILYDTIDASNGFYRCPVEKSVRSLMNVPFTLVKPELEADFIKEAAKEKMLQLKGHRSVGGMRASIYNAMPYAGVEKLVAFMKDFQARHD, from the coding sequence ATGGCCATGTCAGCCGCCACCCCTCATTCCCTCCTCCTCAAAAACCCAACCAACCCCCTCAAACCCACCTCCACCCAACTCGCCGCCTTTCCCACCACCAGCCTCTCCCGCCATGCCACCACTCGGAAGCCCATCTCCATAACGTGTTCCGCGGCTACCACAACCACCCCTCTTCCAACCACCCCGTCAACCTCCGCCTCCTCAGATCGGGTCTTCAACTTCGCTGCCGGGCCCGCCACCCTCCCTGAAAATGTCCTCTTAAAAGCTCAATCTGAGCTTTATATCTGGCGCGACTCTGGCATGTCGGTCATGGAAATGAGTCACCGCGGGAAAGATTTCCTGTCCATTATCCAAAAAGCCGAATCAGATCTACGAACCCTTCTCAACATTCCTTCAGATTACGCCGTTCTCTTCCTCCAAGGTGGCGCCACCACCCAATTCGCTGCCATCCCACTTAACCTCTGCCAACCGGACGACACCGTCGACTTCATAGTCACCGGCTCATGGGGCGACAAGGCTTATAAAGAGGCCACGAAGTACAGCAAACCCAATGTGATCTGGAGCGGAAAATCTGATAAGTATACGAACATTCCCAGCTTTGATTCGTTAGAACAAAGCCCGCGCGCCAAGTATCTGCATATATGCACCAATGAAACTATTCACGGCGTTGAGTTCAAGGATTATCCTACCCCCAAGGATCCGAATACTATTCTTGTTGCAGATATGTCCTCAAACTTTTGCTCGAAACCTGTCGACGTTTCTAAATTTGGCTTGATCTATGCTGGGGCGCAGAAAAATGTTGGTCCGTCTGGGGTGACCATTGTTATCATCAGGAAAGATTTGATTGGAAATGCTCAGCCGATTACGCCGGTAATGTTGGATTATAAGATCCACGCTGAGAATAATTCTTTGTACAATACCCCTCCTTGTTATGGGATTTACATGTGCGGGCTGGTTTTCGAGGACTTGTTGGCTCAGGGTGGATTGGTGGAGGTtgagaagaagaacaagaagaaagctCAGATTTTGTATGATACTATTGACGCTAGTAATGGATTTTACAGATGCCCTGTTGAGAAGTCTGTCAGATCATTGATGAATGTGCCATTTACTTTGGTCAAGCCTGAGCTCGAGGCTGATTTTATTAAAGAGGCTGCTAAGGAGAAGATGCTGCAGCTCAAGGGGCATAGGTCGGTTGGAGGAATGAGGGCTTCGATATATAATGCCATGCCTTATGCTGGAGTTGAAAAGTTGGTTGCTTTTATGAAAGATTTTCAGGCAAGGCATGATTGA
- the LOC113777879 gene encoding G2/mitotic-specific cyclin-1-like isoform X2: MVLPSNENNPTLFKPTNTQGGGMEMMGGRKFGMETRQSRRALGVISHNVVGGGHPYPCVVSKRGLSEANGACGKINPINPAHRPITRKFAAQIASSKQSCLEEAKKPKLSAEEFSVWEDIPLADVEDHEAAAKDQPVPMSLEQSEAVSQEKDQMEVDMEDIFEETIQDIDKGDGKNPLAVADYVEDLYAYYRKMENCSCIAPNYMAQQFDINEKMRAILMDWLIEVHYKFELREETLFLTINLIDRFLEKQSVVRKKLQLVGLVAMLLACKYEEVSVPVVDDLIFISDKAYTRKEVLEMESLMLNTLHFNMSIPTAYVFMKRFLKAAQSDQKLELLSFFLIELCLVEYEMLKFPPSFLAAAAIYTAQCTLYGVGQWSKTCEWHSSYSEAELLECSRLIVSFHQKAATGKLTGAHRKYSTSRFGYAAKCQPAHFLVETQK; this comes from the exons ATGGTTTTACCGTCGAATGAGAACAATCCCACTCTCTTTAAACCCACAAACACTCAAG GTGGTGGGATGGAGATGATGGGCGGCAGAAAGTTTGGAATGGAGACTAGACAAAGTAGAAGAGCTTTAGGCGTTATTAGTCACAATGTAGTTGGAGGAGGCCATCCATATCCTTGTGTTGTTAGCAAGAGAGGCTTATCAGA AGCGAATGGTGCTTGTGGGAAGATTAATCCTATTAATCCAGCTCATAGACCAATCACAAG AAAATTTGCTGCTCAAATTGCAAGCTCAAAACAATCTTGCCTGGAG GAAGCCAAGAAACCAAAATTGTCAGCTGAAGAATTCAGTGTTTGGGAGGATATCCCACTAGCAGATGTGGAAGACCATGAGGCTGCAGCTAAAGACCAACCAGTGCCCATGTCTTTGGAACAATCAGAAGCAGTATCACAGGAAAAAGACCAGATG GAGGTTGACATGGAGGACATATTTGAAGAGACAATACAAGATATTGACAAAGGCGATGGAAAGAATCCACTAGCAGTTGCTGACTATGTAGAAGATCTGTATGCCTATTACAGAAAAATGGAG AACTGTAGCTGCATTGCACCAAATTACATGGCACAACAGTTTGACATCAATGAGAAGATGAGAGCCATACTAATGGACTGGCTTATTGAG GTACATTACAAATTTGAGCTGAGGGAGGAGACATTGTTTCTAACTATTAATCTAATAGACAGATTTTTAGAGAAGCAATCTGTAGTTAGAAAGAAGTTGCAACTTGTTGGTTTGGTTGCTATGCTCTTGGCATGCAAGTATGAGGAAGTTTCTGTTCCAGTTGTAGATGATCTGATTTTCATTTCTGACAAAGCTTATACTAGGAAAGAAGTCCTTGAAATG GAGAGTTTGATGCTCAATACTCTACACTTCAATATGTCCATACCAACTGCATATGTTTTCATGAAAAGATTCCTCAAGGCTGCTCAATCTGATCAGAAGCTTGAGCTCTTATCATTCTTCTTGATCGAGCTTTGTCTCGTGGAGTATGAAATGCTGAAATTTCCACCATCATTTCTGGCCGCCGCTGCAATCTATACTGCTCAGTGCACCCTATATGGTGTTGGACAATGGAGCAAAACTTGTGAATGGCACAGCAGCTACTCAGAAGCTGAGCTTCT GGAATGctcaagattgatcgtcagctTTCACCAAAAGGCAGCTACAGGGAAACTCACTGGAGCACACAGAAAATACAGCACGTCGAGATTTGGTTATGCAGCAAAATGCCAGCCTGCACATTTTCTTGTAGAAACCCAGAAATGA
- the LOC113778503 gene encoding uncharacterized protein LOC113778503, whose product MFATAVRYFSKKPKPKMKPIELKTPPEQTQTITRAIFDILKEHGPLTVSDTWERVKEVGLRGLTSKRHMKIVLRWMRERQKLRIICNHVGPQKQFLYTTWFTKPSITKMRPTNESSRPKLP is encoded by the exons ATGTTTGCCACAGCAGTCAGGTATTTTTCGAAGAAACCCAAGCCTAAGATGAAACCCATAGAACTGAAAACCCCACCTGAGCAAACCCAAACCATCACAAGGGCTATTTTTGATATCCTCAAGGAACATGGTCCACTCACAGTTTCCGACACTTGGGAACGTGTTAAG GAAGTTGGATTAAGAGGATTGACCAGCAAAAGGCATATGAAAATAGTATTAAGATGGATGAGGGAGCGGCAGAAGCTCAGGATCATATGCAACCATGTAGGGCCCCAAAAACAATTTCTGTACACTACATGGTTCACAAAACCAAGCATCACAAAGATGAGGCCTACGAATGAATCCTCACGCCCCAAGTTGCCATAG